A stretch of Lysobacter sp. K5869 DNA encodes these proteins:
- a CDS encoding copper chaperone PCu(A)C: MRTHRFRSALFAAVLLCAAPAAWAQVAVDAPWVRATVAQQPATGAFMRLTAARDLRLIGARSPAAEHVEVHEMAMQGQTMRMRQVAALDLPKGRAVALAPGGYHLMLIGLKQPLRVGATVALTLVFEDAGGKRSEQEVQAEIRPLATPAS, from the coding sequence ATGCGCACGCACCGTTTCCGCTCCGCTTTGTTCGCCGCCGTGCTGCTGTGCGCGGCGCCCGCCGCCTGGGCGCAAGTGGCCGTGGACGCGCCGTGGGTGCGCGCGACCGTGGCGCAGCAGCCGGCGACCGGCGCGTTCATGCGCTTGACCGCCGCGCGCGACCTGCGCCTGATCGGCGCGCGTTCGCCCGCGGCCGAACACGTCGAAGTGCACGAGATGGCGATGCAAGGGCAGACCATGCGCATGCGCCAAGTCGCCGCGCTGGACTTGCCGAAAGGCCGCGCCGTCGCGCTGGCGCCGGGCGGCTATCACTTGATGCTGATCGGCTTGAAGCAGCCGCTGCGGGTCGGCGCGACGGTCGCGCTGACCTTGGTGTTCGAAGACGCCGGCGGCAAGCGCAGTGAGCAAGAGGTGCAAGCCGAAATCCGCCCGCTCGCGACGCCGGCCTCGTGA
- the sctQ gene encoding type III secretion system cytoplasmic ring protein SctQ has protein sequence MVDADAIQTAPDAAPNAFGEDHAERARPLRGRVASVPLWQAQALCGFFGAAQRWPLRDGGGWLEFFAAGPVDGETVTLEGDGTRVRLQLDSGLALDTDTGLHWTGYRGRSRVLAWSLAHESQLMKLSQALDVALIPVVDDGAASLQSLQARNGDDDGLWLGFRILDPAAQVRARGHLRIPPGWVDRLLQRSELFERAPRGDEDGAQYRDWSQLPVPLALAWDGPTLRYAQWRQLRVGDVLVIGNFQRLPQMRARAPGCAWPLAPGAEGWRIDGPPQFLSTHQETSSMSDPESDAQAPEATGPDVPVRLDFDLGRLECRYEDLKGFQPGYVFALPSRLEGANVVIRANGRDAGRGEIVAVGDTLGVRLLSWS, from the coding sequence ATGGTTGACGCCGACGCGATCCAAACCGCGCCCGACGCCGCGCCGAACGCGTTCGGCGAAGACCACGCCGAGCGCGCGCGCCCGCTGCGCGGGCGGGTGGCGTCGGTGCCGCTGTGGCAGGCGCAGGCGCTGTGCGGCTTCTTCGGCGCGGCCCAGCGCTGGCCGCTGCGCGACGGCGGCGGCTGGCTGGAGTTCTTCGCCGCCGGCCCGGTCGACGGCGAGACGGTGACGCTGGAAGGCGACGGCACGCGGGTGCGGCTGCAGCTCGACAGCGGCTTGGCGCTGGACACCGACACCGGCCTGCACTGGACCGGCTACCGCGGCCGTTCGCGCGTGCTGGCCTGGAGCCTGGCCCACGAATCGCAGCTGATGAAGCTCAGTCAGGCGCTCGACGTGGCGCTGATCCCGGTGGTCGACGACGGCGCCGCCTCGCTGCAGAGCCTGCAGGCGCGCAACGGCGACGACGACGGCCTGTGGCTGGGCTTCCGCATTCTCGACCCCGCCGCGCAAGTGCGCGCGCGCGGCCATCTGCGCATTCCGCCGGGCTGGGTCGATCGCCTGCTGCAGCGTTCGGAACTGTTCGAACGCGCGCCGCGCGGCGACGAGGACGGCGCGCAGTACCGCGACTGGTCGCAGCTGCCGGTGCCGCTGGCGCTGGCCTGGGACGGCCCGACCCTGCGCTACGCGCAATGGCGCCAGCTGCGCGTCGGCGACGTGCTGGTGATCGGCAATTTCCAGCGCCTGCCGCAGATGCGCGCGCGCGCGCCGGGCTGCGCCTGGCCGCTGGCGCCGGGCGCCGAAGGCTGGCGCATCGACGGCCCGCCCCAATTCCTTTCCACGCACCAGGAGACATCTTCGATGAGCGATCCCGAATCCGACGCGCAGGCGCCCGAAGCCACCGGCCCGGACGTACCGGTCCGCCTGGACTTCGACCTGGGCCGGCTGGAATGCCGCTACGAAGACCTCAAGGGTTTCCAGCCCGGCTACGTGTTCGCGCTGCCCTCGCGCCTGGAAGGCGCCAACGTGGTGATCCGCGCCAACGGGCGCGATGCGGGCCGCGGCGAGATCGTCGCGGTCGGCGACACCTTGGGCGTGCGCCTGCTCTCCTGGAGCTGA
- the sctU gene encoding type III secretion system export apparatus subunit SctU, which yields MAKDQGADKTEPPTQKKIRDARKEGNVAKSKELTSTVLVLGWVVCGWLMMDFMRLKLIRLFETSLKAVNQPFGDALREVGGSAFETLLWLTLPLLAMAVFLGAVVEFLQVGPILALGKLKPAMDKMNPAEGVKKMFSLDNLVELLKSVIKSAALIGIGVFVIYKMLGQLMLLPYAPPEAMGSGIWYGLVRIVVWTIFVFFFVSAIDVWYQKFSYLKQLRMSRRDIQQEVKENEGDPHVKSRRRQLHQEWSQQNMLNAVRQSNVVVTNPTHIAIALQYEHGVTDLPVVVAKGEGYLAEAIKRAAVEAGVPILQNVELARGLNERAELDEYIGNEFFEAVAEVLHWAESVRRLRDGDDSAPELPPPLDDQR from the coding sequence ATGGCGAAGGACCAGGGCGCCGACAAGACCGAGCCGCCGACCCAGAAAAAGATCCGCGACGCGCGCAAGGAAGGCAACGTCGCCAAGAGCAAGGAGCTGACCAGCACCGTCTTGGTGCTGGGCTGGGTGGTGTGCGGCTGGCTGATGATGGACTTCATGCGGCTCAAGCTGATCCGCCTGTTCGAGACCAGCCTCAAGGCGGTCAACCAGCCCTTCGGCGACGCCCTGCGCGAGGTCGGCGGTTCGGCCTTCGAGACCTTGCTGTGGCTGACCCTGCCGCTGCTGGCGATGGCGGTGTTCCTCGGCGCGGTCGTCGAATTCCTCCAGGTCGGCCCGATCCTGGCGCTGGGCAAGCTCAAGCCGGCGATGGACAAGATGAACCCGGCCGAGGGCGTCAAGAAGATGTTCTCGCTCGACAATCTGGTCGAGCTGCTCAAGTCGGTGATCAAGAGCGCGGCGCTGATCGGCATCGGCGTGTTCGTGATCTACAAGATGCTGGGCCAGCTGATGTTGCTGCCGTACGCGCCGCCCGAGGCGATGGGCTCGGGCATCTGGTACGGGTTGGTGCGGATCGTGGTGTGGACGATCTTCGTGTTCTTCTTCGTCTCCGCCATCGACGTGTGGTACCAGAAGTTCTCCTACCTCAAGCAGTTGCGCATGAGCCGGCGCGACATCCAGCAGGAGGTCAAGGAGAACGAAGGCGACCCGCATGTGAAGAGCCGGCGCCGGCAGTTGCATCAGGAATGGTCGCAGCAGAACATGCTCAACGCCGTCCGCCAATCCAACGTCGTCGTGACCAATCCCACCCACATCGCCATCGCCCTGCAGTACGAACACGGCGTCACCGACTTGCCGGTGGTGGTGGCCAAGGGCGAGGGCTACCTGGCCGAGGCGATCAAGCGCGCCGCGGTCGAGGCCGGCGTGCCGATCCTGCAGAACGTGGAACTCGCGCGCGGGCTCAACGAGCGCGCGGAGCTCGACGAATACATCGGCAACGAATTCTTCGAGGCGGTGGCCGAGGTGCTGCACTGGGCCGAAAGCGTGCGCCGCCTGCGCGACGGCGACGACAGCGCGCCGGAATTGCCGCCGCCGTTGGACGATCAGCGCTGA
- a CDS encoding SCO family protein yields MRDLTPLPSPSRRRLLAAAGAAALLSACGRDEPKLRLHGIDLSLRPGFGGDFRLLDPQGRERSLSDFYGKIVLLFFGFTLCPDVCPTALTRAVQIRKLLGADGARLQVLFVTLDPARDTPPVLRAYTQAFDPSFIGLSGSEQRIADTAKAFRVVYAKVPTGSTYTIDHSALSYVYDAHGRLRMALRHEQSAAECVDDIRQIL; encoded by the coding sequence ATGCGCGACCTCACCCCTCTTCCCTCGCCTTCCCGTCGCCGCCTGCTCGCCGCGGCCGGCGCCGCCGCGCTGCTGAGCGCCTGCGGCCGCGACGAACCGAAACTGCGATTGCACGGCATCGATCTCAGCCTGCGCCCGGGTTTCGGCGGCGACTTCCGCCTGCTCGATCCGCAGGGCCGCGAGCGCTCGCTCTCGGATTTCTACGGCAAGATCGTGCTGCTGTTCTTCGGCTTCACCCTGTGCCCCGACGTCTGCCCGACCGCGCTGACCCGCGCGGTGCAGATCCGCAAACTACTCGGTGCCGACGGCGCGCGCTTGCAGGTCTTGTTCGTCACCCTCGACCCCGCACGCGACACGCCGCCAGTGCTGCGGGCCTACACCCAAGCCTTCGACCCGAGCTTCATCGGCCTGAGCGGCAGCGAACAACGCATCGCCGACACCGCCAAGGCCTTCCGCGTCGTCTACGCGAAAGTGCCGACCGGCTCGACCTACACCATCGACCACTCCGCGCTGAGCTACGTCTACGATGCCCACGGCCGCCTGCGCATGGCGCTGCGCCACGAGCAAAGCGCGGCCGAGTGCGTCGACGACATCCGCCAAATCCTGTGA
- the sctT gene encoding type III secretion system export apparatus subunit SctT, whose product MILDVENGGNLLLALGLVLPRVLGAFMMLPLITNENMPPLVRNSFMVSLALIAIPVAMNGVPLSQLNALQFAPIVLKELFIGVSIGFVFGMVFWAISAAGNVIDTQVGMTLAQVFDPIQGHQASLHGSFLSQFATWLFMASGAFLVFLDLLMASYAMWPVVSFFPTLHAAGMELFVGQFSYLMTALLVLAAPAMVVLMLIDISFGLVNRFAPQLNVFTITMPIKAWLATWIVLLMLGVYVEIVLERISGNRGLIEALNKVFGGA is encoded by the coding sequence ATGATTCTCGACGTCGAAAACGGCGGCAACCTGCTGCTCGCGCTGGGGCTGGTGCTGCCGCGCGTGCTCGGCGCGTTCATGATGCTGCCGCTGATTACGAACGAGAACATGCCGCCGCTGGTGCGCAACAGCTTCATGGTCTCGCTGGCGCTGATCGCGATCCCGGTGGCGATGAACGGCGTGCCGCTGAGCCAGCTCAACGCGCTGCAGTTCGCGCCGATCGTGCTCAAGGAGCTGTTCATCGGCGTGTCGATCGGCTTCGTGTTCGGCATGGTGTTCTGGGCGATCAGCGCCGCCGGCAACGTCATCGACACCCAAGTCGGCATGACGCTCGCGCAGGTGTTCGACCCGATCCAGGGCCATCAGGCCTCGCTGCACGGCAGCTTCCTCTCGCAGTTCGCGACCTGGCTGTTCATGGCCAGCGGCGCGTTCCTGGTGTTCCTCGACCTGCTGATGGCCAGCTACGCGATGTGGCCGGTGGTGTCGTTCTTCCCGACCTTGCACGCGGCCGGGATGGAGCTGTTCGTCGGGCAATTCAGCTATCTGATGACCGCGCTGCTGGTGCTGGCCGCGCCGGCGATGGTGGTGCTGATGCTGATCGACATCTCCTTCGGCCTGGTCAACCGCTTCGCCCCGCAGCTCAACGTGTTCACCATCACCATGCCGATCAAGGCCTGGCTGGCGACGTGGATCGTGTTGCTGATGCTGGGAGTGTATGTGGAGATCGTGCTGGAGCGGATCTCCGGCAATCGCGGGTTGATCGAGGCCTTGAACAAGGTGTTCGGCGGGGCGTAA
- a CDS encoding response regulator, giving the protein MSEARIYLVDDNDGFRESTAWLLETAGFEVQAHASGPAFLEAYGSERHGSGAQCLVSDIRMPLMSGLQLQEELRRRGIGLPLVFVTAHGDVPLAVEAMRKGASNFLEKPFSDEGLIEAIRAAVANARNHAGGGEAGDDRLAKLSPRERQVMDLVVASKPNKIIADVLGISVKTVELHRSNMMNKLGVRSLPELMKVALGHG; this is encoded by the coding sequence ATGAGCGAAGCGCGCATCTATCTGGTCGACGACAACGACGGTTTCCGCGAATCCACCGCGTGGCTGCTGGAAACCGCCGGCTTCGAGGTGCAGGCCCACGCCAGCGGGCCGGCTTTCCTGGAGGCCTACGGCAGCGAACGCCACGGCAGCGGCGCGCAGTGTCTGGTCTCGGACATCCGCATGCCGCTGATGAGCGGGCTGCAATTGCAGGAAGAACTGCGCCGGCGCGGGATCGGCCTGCCGCTGGTGTTCGTCACCGCGCACGGCGACGTGCCGCTGGCGGTCGAGGCGATGCGCAAGGGCGCGTCCAACTTCCTGGAAAAACCGTTCAGCGACGAAGGCCTGATCGAAGCGATCCGCGCCGCCGTCGCCAACGCGCGCAATCACGCCGGCGGCGGCGAAGCCGGCGACGACCGGCTGGCCAAGCTCAGCCCGCGCGAGCGTCAGGTCATGGATCTGGTGGTGGCGAGCAAACCCAACAAGATCATCGCCGACGTGCTCGGCATCAGCGTCAAGACCGTGGAACTGCATCGATCGAACATGATGAACAAACTCGGGGTACGCTCGCTGCCCGAATTGATGAAGGTGGCGCTGGGCCATGGTTGA
- a CDS encoding ATP-binding protein, whose product MARARSAATEAAGDDAGLLAAVPFACAVFAADGALRAANARYREDFGELPEHERRDALLARLHAQAGDGARPREVRAPHSGRWYALHWGRAEHAGAPADVLTAVDISERIETLASHKSRQEKLLFTSRMMSVGEMAATLAHELNQPLAAIMNYVNGSLRLVEQAGGPVQVERALQAARTQAEHASAVISRVREFVRAREPRRDAHALSRIAETVLELLRLEAERLDLRIELRLPEPLPPVFADRVMVEQVLLNLVKNAIEAMREIAPERRELRIDARLNLDEQVEVRVSDRGAGLSPAEQDQLFSPFFTTKTDGLGIGLAICRSIIEYHEGRLFFEPREGGGSVFGFTLPRYEARA is encoded by the coding sequence ATGGCCCGCGCCCGCTCCGCCGCCACCGAAGCCGCCGGCGACGACGCCGGCCTGCTCGCCGCGGTGCCGTTCGCCTGCGCGGTGTTCGCCGCCGACGGCGCGCTGCGCGCGGCCAACGCGCGCTACCGCGAGGACTTCGGCGAACTGCCCGAACACGAACGCCGCGACGCCCTGCTCGCGCGCCTGCACGCCCAAGCCGGCGACGGCGCGCGTCCGCGCGAGGTCCGCGCCCCGCACAGCGGCCGCTGGTACGCGCTGCACTGGGGCCGCGCCGAGCACGCCGGCGCGCCGGCCGACGTGCTGACCGCGGTCGACATCAGCGAGCGCATCGAAACCCTGGCCTCGCACAAGAGCCGCCAGGAAAAACTGCTGTTCACCTCGCGCATGATGTCGGTCGGCGAGATGGCCGCGACCCTCGCGCACGAGCTGAACCAGCCGCTCGCGGCGATCATGAACTACGTAAACGGCAGCCTGCGTCTGGTCGAGCAGGCGGGTGGACCGGTCCAGGTCGAACGCGCGCTGCAAGCCGCGCGCACCCAGGCCGAGCACGCCAGCGCGGTGATTTCGCGAGTGCGCGAGTTCGTCCGCGCGCGCGAGCCGCGGCGCGACGCCCACGCCCTGTCGCGCATCGCCGAAACCGTGCTGGAGCTGCTGCGGCTGGAGGCCGAGCGGCTCGATCTGCGCATCGAACTGCGCCTGCCCGAGCCGCTGCCGCCGGTGTTCGCCGACCGGGTGATGGTCGAACAGGTGCTGCTGAATCTGGTCAAGAACGCGATCGAAGCCATGCGCGAGATCGCCCCGGAGCGGCGCGAGCTGCGCATCGACGCGCGGCTGAACCTCGACGAGCAGGTCGAAGTGCGCGTGTCCGACCGCGGCGCCGGCCTCAGTCCGGCCGAGCAGGACCAACTGTTCTCGCCGTTCTTCACCACCAAGACCGACGGCCTGGGCATCGGCCTGGCGATCTGCCGCTCGATCATCGAATACCACGAGGGCCGGCTGTTCTTCGAGCCGCGCGAAGGCGGCGGCAGCGTGTTCGGCTTCACCCTGCCGCGTTACGAGGCGCGCGCTTGA
- the sctV gene encoding type III secretion system export apparatus subunit SctV, with protein sequence MRGLLTSWIATASGAQGRRRAGYSDVVLAFAAVTIIGVMILPLPLAIIDTLVAVNIAIGFGLLLIALYIPTPVAFSSFPSVLLLTTLFRLSLSIAITRSILLEANGGHIVETFGSLVAGGNLVVGFVVFLIITVVQFIVIAKGAERVAEVAARFTLDAMPGKQLSIDSDLRAGLIDKDEAKRKRRLLEVESQLHGSLDGAMKFVKGDAIAGIVIIIINLLGGLAIGVLQKGMPLTDATHTYSILTIGDGLVSQIPAILATIAAGLVVTRTAGDEDDRHLGESITRQVSGQPRVLLITGCLAFLMIFVPGFPKPVFLMLSLVLLGFAGWRYRHHHPLLRRVFSVPEGERADEDKPANEDEVAPPAPLQLEISPSLAAAFGEYAARERMVEVARRLRDEYGVPLPVPVVKIAADLDGGDGLGGYRLTAFGARIAFGRLSPNAQFRAARAGDANAPKLPGFFPPLSGEWTGQAGAGIRDALSTVMEHCRHALERRLGSFIGIQEASNLFGRMQRDYPDLVKEMLRVVAPQRVADVLRRLVEEGVPIRNLRDAFEAITDVGGREKDVVLLTEYVRVALKREIADRYADGERTMQVLLIHPELEDRLRQSVRVAGGATQLAISPELAGRLGAEVRSHLSRQGEGIKPVLLCSLDVRRHLRKLLEIDFFELPVLSYQELAPDLRIVQAGQVNA encoded by the coding sequence ATGCGTGGACTGCTGACTTCCTGGATCGCTACCGCGTCCGGCGCGCAGGGGCGTCGCCGCGCGGGCTACAGCGACGTGGTCCTGGCGTTCGCCGCGGTGACCATCATCGGCGTGATGATCCTGCCGCTGCCGCTGGCGATCATCGACACGCTGGTGGCGGTCAACATCGCGATCGGTTTCGGCCTGCTGCTGATCGCGCTGTACATCCCCACGCCGGTGGCGTTCTCCAGCTTTCCCAGCGTGCTGCTGCTGACCACGCTGTTCCGCTTGTCGCTGTCGATCGCGATCACCCGCTCGATCCTGCTCGAAGCCAACGGCGGTCATATCGTTGAAACATTCGGCAGCCTCGTCGCCGGCGGCAACCTCGTGGTCGGCTTCGTGGTGTTCCTGATCATCACCGTGGTCCAGTTCATCGTCATCGCCAAGGGCGCCGAGCGCGTGGCCGAAGTCGCCGCGCGCTTCACCCTGGACGCGATGCCCGGCAAGCAGCTGTCGATCGACTCGGACCTGCGCGCCGGCCTGATCGACAAGGACGAAGCCAAGCGCAAGCGCCGCCTGCTGGAAGTGGAAAGCCAGCTGCACGGCAGCCTCGACGGCGCGATGAAGTTCGTGAAGGGCGACGCCATCGCCGGCATCGTCATCATCATCATCAACCTGCTCGGCGGCTTGGCCATCGGCGTGCTGCAGAAGGGCATGCCGCTCACCGACGCGACCCACACTTATTCGATCCTGACCATCGGCGACGGGCTGGTCTCGCAGATTCCGGCCATCCTGGCGACCATCGCCGCCGGCCTGGTGGTGACCCGCACCGCCGGCGACGAAGACGACCGCCATCTGGGCGAGTCGATCACCCGCCAGGTCTCCGGCCAGCCGCGCGTGCTGCTGATCACCGGCTGCCTCGCGTTCCTGATGATCTTCGTGCCGGGCTTCCCCAAGCCGGTATTCCTGATGCTGTCGCTGGTGCTGCTCGGCTTCGCCGGCTGGCGCTACCGCCATCACCACCCGCTGCTGCGCCGCGTCTTCAGCGTGCCCGAGGGCGAGCGCGCGGACGAGGACAAGCCGGCCAACGAGGACGAAGTGGCGCCGCCCGCGCCGCTGCAGCTGGAGATTTCGCCGTCGCTGGCGGCCGCGTTCGGCGAGTACGCCGCGCGCGAGCGCATGGTCGAAGTCGCGCGCCGCCTGCGCGACGAATACGGCGTGCCGCTGCCGGTGCCGGTGGTGAAGATCGCCGCCGACCTCGACGGCGGCGACGGCCTCGGCGGTTACCGTTTGACCGCGTTCGGCGCGCGCATCGCCTTCGGCCGCTTGTCGCCGAACGCGCAGTTCCGCGCCGCGCGCGCCGGCGACGCCAACGCGCCCAAGCTGCCGGGCTTCTTCCCGCCGCTGTCGGGCGAATGGACCGGACAGGCCGGCGCCGGCATTCGCGACGCGCTGAGCACGGTGATGGAGCATTGCCGGCATGCGCTGGAACGGCGCCTGGGCAGCTTCATCGGCATCCAGGAGGCCTCCAACCTGTTCGGGCGCATGCAGCGCGATTACCCGGATCTGGTCAAGGAAATGCTGCGCGTGGTCGCGCCGCAGCGCGTCGCCGACGTGTTGCGCCGCTTGGTTGAAGAGGGCGTGCCGATCCGCAATCTGCGCGACGCGTTCGAGGCCATCACCGACGTCGGCGGCCGCGAGAAGGACGTGGTGCTGCTGACCGAGTACGTGCGCGTCGCGCTCAAGCGCGAAATCGCCGATCGTTACGCCGACGGCGAACGCACCATGCAAGTGCTGCTGATCCATCCGGAACTGGAAGACCGCCTGCGCCAATCGGTGCGCGTGGCGGGCGGCGCGACCCAATTGGCGATCTCGCCGGAACTGGCCGGCCGCCTCGGCGCGGAGGTGCGTTCGCATCTGTCGCGACAAGGCGAAGGCATAAAGCCGGTGTTGC
- the sctS gene encoding type III secretion system export apparatus subunit SctS, giving the protein MGDMLEMTKQALWLTLLLSGPPVVAAAVVGLVVAFIQAATQLQEQTFAYAIKFTVIVVTLFVTASMIGGTLYTFADRIFLDFPGMIRH; this is encoded by the coding sequence ATGGGCGACATGCTCGAAATGACCAAACAGGCCCTGTGGCTGACCCTGCTGTTGTCGGGTCCGCCGGTGGTGGCCGCGGCCGTGGTCGGGCTGGTGGTGGCCTTCATCCAGGCCGCCACGCAGTTGCAGGAACAAACCTTCGCCTACGCGATCAAGTTCACCGTGATCGTGGTGACCTTGTTCGTCACCGCGTCGATGATCGGCGGCACCCTCTACACCTTCGCCGACCGCATCTTCCTCGACTTCCCCGGCATGATCCGGCACTGA
- a CDS encoding flagellar biosynthetic protein FliO: MPLLPILLFPNLVAHSIAMPTLPLLRSVVRCGLARACLAFACCAPWAAFAAAPAASAAAVPAAEAAAAQPPSILFEFAAILLPVAVVLGGLVAVLYVLRKRHGLTARDAPLSVLQILPIGPRERIVVLRTRSGRALAIGVSGQSLNLIAELDPADIAPATAASEATVASATVSASAAPTPSAADPSVSAERES; this comes from the coding sequence ATGCCGCTGTTGCCGATCCTTCTATTTCCGAATCTGGTTGCGCACTCAATCGCCATGCCGACACTGCCCTTGCTGCGTTCCGTCGTCCGTTGCGGCCTCGCCCGCGCCTGCCTCGCCTTCGCGTGCTGCGCGCCGTGGGCCGCGTTCGCCGCGGCGCCGGCGGCGTCCGCCGCCGCCGTTCCCGCCGCCGAGGCCGCCGCTGCGCAGCCGCCGTCGATCTTGTTCGAGTTCGCCGCGATCCTGCTGCCGGTGGCGGTGGTGCTCGGCGGCCTGGTCGCGGTGCTCTACGTGCTGCGCAAACGCCACGGCCTGACCGCGCGCGACGCGCCGCTGTCGGTGCTGCAGATCCTGCCGATCGGCCCGCGCGAGCGGATCGTGGTGCTGCGCACCCGCAGCGGGCGGGCGCTCGCGATCGGCGTGAGCGGGCAATCGCTGAACCTCATCGCCGAACTCGACCCGGCCGACATCGCTCCCGCGACGGCCGCATCGGAGGCGACGGTTGCATCGGCAACCGTTTCCGCGAGCGCTGCTCCCACACCGTCCGCAGCGGACCCCAGTGTCTCCGCGGAGCGCGAATCGTGA